A single genomic interval of Eleutherodactylus coqui strain aEleCoq1 chromosome 3, aEleCoq1.hap1, whole genome shotgun sequence harbors:
- the MAD2L1BP gene encoding MAD2L1-binding protein has product MEKPEPEQPPHSRPRGNPLARRGSRDNPDVCVEFPGLVTRESCCRFTCELLKHILHQRHQLPLPYEQLLHFCRGQQDGGEVVRRPIKEALDSRQCQRALSDLSELMTQLDVFFTLTAVPRVLLLLGGSPINPKEMYVIDMEGIQVGNGEQSLSTRPCLRQLFRALFLADPFSDLRSSGLMSLVLMVQGHRDCAADWFRPKLSFKVPSRSRTLSIKLSSSEAEAATYDSDEYIWFQAPITLKGFQN; this is encoded by the exons ATGGAGAAGCCGGAGCCCGAGCAGCCACCCCACAGCAGACCTCGGGGTAACCCCCTCGCCCGTCGCGGCTCCAGGGACAACCCTGACGTATGTGTGGAGTTCCCAGGACTGGTGACGAGGGAGAGCTGCTGCCGCTTCACCTGTGAGCTCCTGAAGCACATCCTGCACCAGAGGCACCAGCTGCCCCTGCCCTACGAGCAGCTGCTGCACTTCTGTAGGGGGCAGCAG GATGGCGGTGAAGTTGTGAGACGGCCGATAAAAGAGGCGTTGGATTCCCGCCAGTGTCAGCGGGCGCTCTCGGACTTGTCAGAGTTAATGACTCAGCTGGACGTCTTCTTCACGCTGACCGCTGTGCCCCGTGTCTTACTGCTGCTGGGAGGCTCCCCCATAAACCCTAAGGAGATGTATGTGATAGACATGGAGGGCATCCAGGTGGGGAATGGTGAGCAGAGCCTGAGTACGCGCCCATGTCTCCGTCAGCTCTTCAGGGCGCTCTTTTTAGCGGACCCTTTCAGTGACCTGCGGTCATCTGGCCTCATGAGTCTGGTGCTGATGGTTCAGGGACATCGAGACTGCGCCGCCGACTGGTTCCGACCCAAGCTCAGCTTCAAGGTGCCTTCCAGGAGCCGCACGCTGAGCATCAAACTGTCCAGCAGCGAGGCGGAAGCTGCCACGTACGACAGCGACGAATATATCTGGTTTCAGGCTCCAATTACACTGAAAGGGTTTCAGAACTGA